The Candidatus Neomarinimicrobiota bacterium nucleotide sequence GCAGGTACTGGGAGCCGGTGAGCTGAGTATTCCTGAAATACCTGAGGAGGCAATTGGGCCGGCGATACCCAACAAGGAGAGGAGTGGTGATGTTGGTCATCGTAGTTGAGAACGTCCCTCCCCGATTAAGGGGGCGTCTGGCAATTTGGTTATTGGAAGTTCGGGCAGGAGTTTATGTGGGAAAGGTTTCCCGGAAAATCCGTGATATGATCTGGCATCAGGTTTGTGAGGGAGCTGATTCGGGGAATGCGATCATGGCCTGGGCGACCAATACAGAATCAGGTTTTGATTTTTTAACCTGGGGTAAAAACAGAAGAATTCCAAAGGAGATGGATGGGATCAAGTTGGTTTCGTTTTTACCTGAGAATGGGTCAGAATGTGATGTTGAAAACGGCTGAAATAGTTGGTAGATTTTTTTGCTCTTTGGAAATTGGGTAAAATTAATAGTTTAGATATAAGAGTGTTCCCCACAGACGTGGGGATGAACCGTCCTATCAGTTGCAGCGGACGCCGGTGTTGAAGTGTTCCCCACAGACGTGGGGATGAACCGCAACCATCAATGGGGCAAAGCTGGCTGGTGGAGTGTTCCCCAAAGACTCACCTCGTCGTGAATGAAACATGTAGGTGTTTCCCGTAAACGTCGGGGTGAGCTGGTAGTTGAATGTTGCAAGGACTTGCATTTGGTATTAGACAGAGACAATTGGGCTGGA carries:
- the cas2e gene encoding type I-E CRISPR-associated endoribonuclease Cas2e, whose product is MLVIVVENVPPRLRGRLAIWLLEVRAGVYVGKVSRKIRDMIWHQVCEGADSGNAIMAWATNTESGFDFLTWGKNRRIPKEMDGIKLVSFLPENGSECDVENG